GCAGTAGCGAGTTCAGGGCGTACTTGCCGAAGTCTCCCACCGTCCAGGCCGTGACGAAGTTCTCGGTGGAAAAGGACGAGAACAGCCCGAAGGGGTTGAACTTGACGTCCCGGCTGGTCTTGAAAGCAGTGGAGACCGTCAGGACGAGCGGGAAGAGCACCAACAGCGAGATCGCGATGAGCAGCGCATGCTTGCCCGCGAGCCGCGACCTGCGCGCTGCCTGTCCAGGTCTCATGCGCCCATCCCCTGTAGTGAGAGCTTGCGCTGCAGCCTGTTCATCACGATCGCGAAGGGCACGGCCATCACGGTGATGATCAGCGCGAGTGTGGTCCCGTAGCTGATGCGGTTCAGCTGGAACGCGCTCTTGTAGGCGTAGGTCCCGAGTACGTCCGTGGCGCCAGCCGGGCCGCCGCCGGTCATGACGAAGATGATGTCGAAGACGCTGAAACCGCCGATCAGCGTGAGGGTCGCGACCATGATGAACACCGGCATGATCTGCGGCAGGATCACGTAGCGCAGCCGCTGCCCGGCGTTCGCGCCGTCGAGGCGAGAGGCGTCGACGAGGTCGGCGTTCACGTTGCGCAGGGCGGCCAGGATGATCACGAAGACGAATCCCATGGCAGCCCAGATCGCCGTGCCGAGGACGGCGTAGAGAGCGGTCGAGGGGTTGCCGAGCCAGCCGGTCGTCCACGAGCCGAGCCCGACTGCCTCCAGCACGCGGTTGAGCCATCCGCGCGAGGGTTCATAGATCCAGCTCCACACGACGCCGATCGCCACGGGTGGCAGCACGTACGGGAGGAAGAACGCCATGCGGTACCACACGCTCCCACGCTCGAGCTTCCACACCAGCAGGGCGAGCCCGAGCCCCAGGACGAGCGGAGCGATGGTCCCGACGACGATCCAGATCACGTTGTTCTTGAAAGCCGCCCACACGTCCGGGTCTGCTGCGAGCTCGGTGAAGTTCGAAAAGCCGACCCAGGGCGGGCTGGGGTCGAGACCGTCGAACTCGACGAACACGTAGTACACCGCGTTCATCATCGGAAACAGCAGGAAGACGGCCACCATCACCAGCAACGGCGTCACCAGGGCGATCCCCAGGCGCGCCTGAGCCTTGCGGGTGGCTGGCGGCGCCTCGGATCGAATCGCGGACCGCCGCCACCGCCGGCGTCGCATCCCAGGAGGAGGTGCGACGGCCGGCGCGCCGATGGGTGTTTGCGTGGTCACGTCGAGATCTCCCCCGTCGGCCCGACGTTACTTCTTCGCCGCCTTCTCCATCGCGGCCGCCGCTTCCTCCGGCGTGCGCTGACCGGTCATCACGCCCTGCATGCCGTCGTA
The genomic region above belongs to Jatrophihabitans sp. and contains:
- a CDS encoding sugar ABC transporter permease gives rise to the protein MVAVFLLFPMMNAVYYVFVEFDGLDPSPPWVGFSNFTELAADPDVWAAFKNNVIWIVVGTIAPLVLGLGLALLVWKLERGSVWYRMAFFLPYVLPPVAIGVVWSWIYEPSRGWLNRVLEAVGLGSWTTGWLGNPSTALYAVLGTAIWAAMGFVFVIILAALRNVNADLVDASRLDGANAGQRLRYVILPQIMPVFIMVATLTLIGGFSVFDIIFVMTGGGPAGATDVLGTYAYKSAFQLNRISYGTTLALIITVMAVPFAIVMNRLQRKLSLQGMGA